GTGAACCAGGATAGCGAGGACCACACCCTGCTCTTCGAGAATGGACGGTTCGAGGTCGCGCGGGCGATTGGGTGAGTCCATGCCCCGCCGACTCCTGAGCCTGCTCGCCCGCGCCGGGCTGCTCTTCCTCCTCTCCGTGGTTCTTGTGTTCGGGTTCTGGGAACACCGGAACTTCTACCAGATCGGGTTCACGAACCTGCTCATCCTCGGGGGGCTCGTCACGTTCCTCGTGATCCTCGGGTTCCGCCTCGCGCTCTCGGGTGACCTGCCCCGCCGGCGACCTCTGGGGGAGCTCGCCTTCACGCTCGACGAAGGAGACCGCATCCTCCGGGGAGGCGCGGAACTCACGATCCGACCGCTCCGCGACGAAGCGTTCCCCGTCGTGGGCCAGGTCGTGCGCGCGACGTACGACACGGGCCGGGAATTCGGTCGCCTCCTCGTGGTCGACGGGACGCGGAAGCTCCTCGCGGACCTCACGGAAGACGAGGCTCGGAGGGCCGGGTACCGGACCGCGGCCGAACTCCGCGACGCGGGCATGGTCCGATGGCGATGGAAGCCGGGAGACCTGGTCGCCATCCTGCGTCTGCGTCCCTTGGGAGGCGGGCGATGATCGCGTACAGCATGGCCGTCGGCGTGGGTCTCGTGATCGACGCCTGGCTCCTGGCCCTCGTTCTCCTGCGGAGTCACCGCCCCTGGCTCCAGGCCACCTTCGCCGCCCTGGTCCTCACGTACATCGTGAACGGCGCCGCGTTCATCGGGACCGCGGAGGGATTCTTGCCCGTCGCGTGGGAGCCCGTGGTCCTGTGGACGTTTGTCCTCACCCATCCCCTGACCGCGATCCTGGTCCTCACCCTAATCCACGGCGAAACCGTGCCGCGGCGGCGCCCTGCCGCGTTCGCCCTCCTGGCCCTCGTGCCCCTCGTCGTCCTTTTGACGCCGAGTGCGGATTGGGCCGTGCAGCACGCGTACGAACCGAACGTTCTCGGGGCCTTCCTCATCGTCTGCCTCGGTGTCGCGCTCGCGGAGCCGGTCTACATGCGGCTGACGAGCCTTCTGTACGCCGCGGATTCCTTCTGGCTTACGGCAGCGGTCGCCGCACTCATCGTCGGCGGCCCGATCTACGCTCTCGAGTTCCCCGATCTCGGCATCGCGGCCTCCTCAGGATCCAACGTCGCGGCTCCCGTCGCGGTCGCCCTGTTCGCGTTCGTCCTGTTCCATACGGAACCCTATGAGGTGCCGCACCTCCCACGCCAACGGTCCCCCGCGGTCCGAAACGAATTGGCGCCGGGGACCGCCGTCGTGTTCGACGAAGCCCGGCCCAAGTACGCGGCGCACGTCGCTCGCGCGGCGCACCAGGCGGGCGCATCCGCCCTCGTGATCGCTCGGCTCGCCGCGATCTCCGACTACGGAACGCCTTCGGACTTCGCGGCTCTTCAGCCGACCCGATACGGCGCGTCCCGCACGCTGGGGACCGCGTCCGAGTTCTGGGCACGGTCGCCGGGAGGGACCGCGGTCCTCCTCGACACCGCGGACGTTGTGATGATGTCCTCGTGGCCTTGGGCGGAGGAAGCGGTGCTCCGGATGGCCGGCGTGGCCCGAGGCACGCGATCGCGCCTCGTGATCTCCGCATCCCGACTCACCTCGCAGGAGAAGGAGGCGCTCCGTGGCCATCGCCTGGGCTGGTGGGTCCTTCCGGACCCAGCCGAGGAAATGCAGGCCGTCCTCGCGCAATCCTTCGGGCCGGGGGCGCGTCAGCTCCTCGAGGCGTTCGCCCGCGGCCGCGGCACGCGCAGGGAGGACCTGACCCTCAGCGACACCGAGCCCTTCCTTCAATTCCTCGACCGGGCCGTGTCGGAACTCGGCTCGCCCGCGGCCGACGACGCCGCGCGCTCGGGACTCCGGGCCCAGACCTCCAGCGCGGCCACGGCGCTCCGTGCCTTCGCGGCTCGATTGCCGGACGAGGTATCCACCGGCGACTGGCCGTCGAGGCAGTCCACCGAGATCGACCGAGGGATCCTGGTGACCGCTGCGGATTACTGGAAAGGTAAGGAGATGGATGAGCTGTTCGCCGTCGCGAGCGACCTAGGCGACCGCGGATCCCTCTTCGAACGCACCCGCGCGGTCTTCGTCGACCAGCTTGGGGACGCAGGAGAGGGCATTCTGCGCTCGGAACTCGCGAAGCTCGGGAAGCGGGCGGAGGACTTGCGGCCCGAGGACGTGGCCCGCCTCGCGGACCGGGCCGCGGTTGACCTGGTGGCCCTGGCCGAAGTCGTGGACGTCCCGCAGGAGCGGGAGCGGATCCAAGGGCAGGTCGAATCCATTCGCCGACGGCTCGAGGCACTCGCGGGGGAGACCCGATGAACTTCCTGAAGACGTACGTCGACGGGCTCGACGAAATCCTCGGCAAGGGAGTCCCGCAGGGCAGCATCGTCCTGATCTCCGGCGCGCCGGGCACGATGAAGACCTCCTTGAGCTTCCACATCCTGCACGCGAACGCCCGCAACGGGGTCCGCGGCCTGTACGTGTCCTTGGAGCAGAGTCGCGCCAGCCTCCTGGACCACACGGAGGGCCTCGGGTACCGCCTCGCCGACGTCGAGGGCAGCCTGAGTGTCCTCGATCTCGCGGCCCTGAGAAAGAAGCTCACGAGTCCCACGGATCAACCGTGGATGGACCTGTTCAAGCTCTACGCGAAGGGGCTCCGGCAGAACCTGGACTACGGCCTGCTCGTCATCGACTCCCTGGACGCCCTCGAGATCCTCGCGAAGTTCCGGGACGTCCGGCGCGAGCTCTTCGACCTGATCCGATGGCTCCGCGGGCTCGACTGCACCACGTTCCTCCTCGCGGAGCTCCCCAGCGAGGACGGTCCCTCGGGCCAGGCCT
This sequence is a window from Thermoplasmata archaeon. Protein-coding genes within it:
- a CDS encoding ATPase domain-containing protein, coding for MNFLKTYVDGLDEILGKGVPQGSIVLISGAPGTMKTSLSFHILHANARNGVRGLYVSLEQSRASLLDHTEGLGYRLADVEGSLSVLDLAALRKKLTSPTDQPWMDLFKLYAKGLRQNLDYGLLVIDSLDALEILAKFRDVRRELFDLIRWLRGLDCTTFLLAELPSEDGPSGQAFAKHKEEYLADGVVHLRLARQGEFGMQRQLRIVKMRGTRHDTGYHALVFDNGFKVTRIMA